The Heterodontus francisci isolate sHetFra1 unplaced genomic scaffold, sHetFra1.hap1 HAP1_SCAFFOLD_124, whole genome shotgun sequence genome window below encodes:
- the LOC137359222 gene encoding deleted in malignant brain tumors 1 protein-like, whose translation MDVGVLCSDHVQLRLSGGGSPCTGRVEIYYNRTWGSVCADSWDLADADVVCKQLGCGKALDMSLTASCGPDSGPVWLDELNCSGNESFLWECPSASWDNHDCSHEEDVRIMCSEHKELRLVNGKHRCEGRVEVFYNGTWGTVCSDTFDGPDADVICKQLQCGPLSSIDYYTQSFGEGSGPIWLDGMECISHESLLWQCQTEPWGKHNCEHREDAGVVCSEAKVIKEQPHRSKDCIREHDCKRVLSPDSGQWLRLFGGNTNCSGRVEILCSNIWGTVCDDSWNMADANVVCRELGCGHALLAPGGATFFQGLDVPPVAVSSTSAGTSHY comes from the exons atggacgttggggtcctgtgttcag accacgtgcagttaaggctgtccggcggtggaagcccatgtactggccgagtggagatttattacaatcgtacatggggctcagtttgtgctgattcctgggatctggcggacgctgacgtggtttgcaaacagctgggttgtggaaaggcattggacatgTCACTtactgcatcttgtggaccagactcagggccagtttggttggatgaactgaactgttccggtaacgaatcatttctctgggaatgtccctcagcatcgtgggataaccacgactgttctcatgaagaagatgtgaggatcatgtgttcag agcacaaagagctgcggctggtgaatgggaagcatcgctgtgaggggagagtggaagtgttctacaatggcacctggggaacagtgtgctcagatacatttgatggacctgatgcagatgTGATCTGCAAACAATTACAGTGTGGTCCCCTCAGTTCCATCGATTATTACactcagtcattcggagaaggatccggacccatttggctcgatgggatggagtgtatttcacacgaatcgctcctttggcagtgtcaaacagaaccgtggggcaaacacaactgtgaacacagagaggatgctggtgttgtttgttcag aagcaaaagtaattaaggagcagccccacagatcaaaggactgcattcgagaacatgactgtaaacgtgtgctttcaccag ACTcgggacaatggttgcgcctgtttggaggtaacaccaactgctccgggagagtggagatattgtgcagtaacatctggggcacggtgtgtgatgactcctggaatatggccgatgccaatgttgtctgcagagagctgggttgtggccacgctctattggccccaggaggggccacgtttttccagg gactcgatgtgcctccAGTTGCTGtctcgtccacatctgcaggtacttcacATTATTAG